A region from the Vibrio navarrensis genome encodes:
- a CDS encoding DUF1107 domain-containing protein — MRLFKRYTPGMIAKHVSRLFKGRIYIYGVGKFEFDNGKLILPEKADKKHYQTVKEVNQEIMRLRCAYA, encoded by the coding sequence ATGAGACTGTTTAAGCGCTATACGCCGGGTATGATAGCCAAGCATGTAAGTCGTCTTTTTAAGGGAAGAATTTATATCTATGGTGTGGGCAAGTTTGAGTTTGATAACGGAAAACTCATCTTGCCTGAGAAAGCGGATAAAAAACATTATCAGACTGTCAAAGAAGTGAATCAGGAAATTATGCGGCTTCGATGCGCCTATGCTTAG
- a CDS encoding FAD-dependent 2-octaprenylphenol hydroxylase, which yields MMQSVDIAIIGGGMVGLALAAAFKESELRVAVIEGRVPETQLGELPDVRVSALSRSSEIMLRKLGAWQGIIERRAAAYQSMEVWEQDSFAHINFDAASMAQDNLGHIVENRVIQLALLEQVEKMDNVTLLMPAQCHSMAVGESEVWLSLDNGQALTAKLVVGADGANSWVRQQQDIPLTHWDYGHTAIVANVRTMEAHDSVARQIFTPDGPLAFLPMSQGDMSSIVWSCEPDRAQALMALSDEQFNKALTSEFDVRLGLCEVVGERFAVPLKMRYARDFVRERVALVGDAAHTIHPLAGQGVNLGLLDAASLAQEVLALWRSGQDIGAQRNLRRYERWRKAEAAKMIAAMQGFRDLFAGQNPLKKLLRGVGMTVAGKLPGAKGEIMQYALGLKGELPDLARTSVTHN from the coding sequence ATGATGCAAAGTGTAGATATTGCCATCATTGGTGGTGGCATGGTCGGACTGGCGTTAGCCGCCGCCTTCAAAGAGAGCGAGCTGCGCGTTGCAGTCATTGAAGGCCGAGTGCCAGAAACACAACTTGGTGAGCTGCCCGATGTGCGTGTATCGGCGCTGAGTCGTTCGAGCGAAATCATGTTGCGTAAACTCGGTGCTTGGCAAGGTATTATTGAACGCCGTGCGGCGGCTTATCAGTCGATGGAAGTGTGGGAGCAAGACAGCTTCGCCCACATCAATTTTGACGCAGCGAGCATGGCGCAGGACAACCTTGGTCACATTGTAGAAAATCGTGTTATCCAGCTGGCTCTGCTAGAGCAGGTGGAAAAAATGGATAACGTGACGCTTTTAATGCCGGCGCAATGTCACTCTATGGCGGTGGGGGAAAGCGAGGTTTGGCTTTCGCTTGATAATGGCCAGGCGTTGACGGCCAAGTTGGTGGTCGGGGCTGATGGCGCTAACTCTTGGGTCAGGCAGCAGCAAGATATTCCACTAACCCACTGGGACTACGGCCACACCGCGATTGTGGCAAATGTGCGCACCATGGAAGCGCATGACAGCGTGGCGCGACAAATCTTTACCCCCGATGGCCCCTTGGCCTTTTTACCTATGTCTCAAGGCGACATGAGCTCGATCGTTTGGTCCTGTGAACCGGATAGAGCGCAAGCCCTAATGGCATTGAGTGATGAGCAGTTTAATAAAGCACTGACCAGTGAGTTTGATGTGCGTTTAGGGCTGTGTGAAGTGGTTGGTGAGCGCTTTGCTGTGCCACTGAAAATGCGCTATGCACGCGATTTTGTGCGTGAACGGGTCGCGCTGGTGGGCGATGCGGCGCACACCATTCACCCTTTGGCTGGGCAAGGGGTCAATCTTGGATTGTTGGATGCAGCGAGCTTAGCCCAAGAGGTGCTGGCGTTGTGGCGCAGTGGTCAAGATATTGGTGCTCAGCGCAATTTGCGCCGTTACGAGCGCTGGCGCAAAGCTGAAGCGGCAAAAATGATCGCCGCGATGCAAGGCTTTCGTGACCTGTTTGCTGGGCAAAACCCACTGAAAAAATTGTTACGTGGCGTGGGGATGACGGTGGCGGGAAAACTGCCGGGAGCCAAGGGTGAAATCATGCAGTATGCGTTAGGTTTGAAAGGAGAATTGCCTGATCTGGCACGTACGTCTGTGACGCACAATTAA
- the ubiH gene encoding 2-octaprenyl-6-methoxyphenyl hydroxylase: MAQYDVVIAGGAMAGATLALAIAHLSGDRLRVAVVEPHAVETQSHPGFDSRSIALSFGTVTLLKHFALWDEMLPFATPIRHIHVSDRSHAGMTDIGVQEVGGEALGYVVELADVGRFYQQRLQHHPSIDVYLPDAVIDVQRDSQQVQLTLQSGQSLTSRLLVAADGAISSCCEQLGLALQKHDFQQTAIIANIVTQESHLGRAFERFTEHGPLALLPMSDNRMSLVWCLPPQEAARVMALSDSEFLGQLQQAFGWRLGAFKRVGQRASYPLVLHHRTQNISHRFAVVGNAAQTLHPIAGQGFNLGIRDVASLAEEIVNSAQDAGAYPTLMRFKQRRAADRSNTIQMTSALVHIFSNDYLSLRLGRNLGLGLMDNLSLLKQPLLRQTLGLVSR; this comes from the coding sequence ATGGCGCAATATGATGTTGTGATTGCGGGCGGTGCGATGGCAGGAGCCACTTTGGCTTTGGCTATTGCCCATTTGAGTGGGGATAGATTACGTGTGGCGGTGGTTGAGCCTCATGCGGTAGAGACACAATCCCACCCCGGCTTTGATTCGCGCTCGATTGCGCTCTCATTTGGTACCGTTACCTTATTGAAACATTTTGCTCTTTGGGACGAGATGTTGCCTTTTGCCACGCCGATCCGCCATATTCACGTTTCTGACCGTTCGCATGCGGGCATGACGGACATTGGCGTGCAAGAAGTGGGGGGGGAGGCGTTAGGCTATGTGGTGGAATTGGCCGACGTTGGGCGATTTTATCAGCAGCGGCTACAACATCATCCGTCGATTGACGTTTATCTGCCTGATGCCGTTATCGATGTGCAGCGTGACTCGCAACAAGTTCAGTTGACGTTGCAAAGTGGCCAATCGCTGACCTCGCGTTTGTTGGTCGCCGCCGATGGGGCAATCTCGTCTTGCTGTGAGCAACTTGGCCTCGCCTTGCAAAAGCACGATTTCCAGCAAACCGCGATCATTGCCAATATTGTTACTCAGGAGTCGCATCTCGGTCGGGCGTTTGAGCGCTTTACTGAACATGGCCCGCTGGCTCTACTCCCGATGTCTGACAATCGCATGTCATTAGTCTGGTGCTTGCCACCGCAAGAGGCGGCGCGAGTCATGGCGTTGTCTGACAGCGAGTTTCTCGGCCAGTTGCAACAGGCGTTTGGCTGGCGTTTAGGCGCATTCAAACGAGTGGGGCAACGTGCGAGCTATCCATTGGTATTGCACCATAGAACGCAAAACATTTCCCACCGCTTTGCCGTGGTGGGCAACGCTGCACAAACCTTGCATCCAATCGCAGGTCAAGGGTTTAATTTGGGCATCCGTGATGTCGCCAGCTTGGCTGAAGAAATTGTCAATTCAGCGCAAGATGCTGGCGCTTACCCAACACTGATGCGCTTCAAGCAAAGACGAGCAGCAGACCGCAGTAATACGATTCAAATGACAAGTGCCTTAGTGCATATTTTTTCCAATGATTACCTTAGCTTGCGCCTCGGGCGTAATCTTGGCTTAGGGTTGATGGACAATCTTTCGCTGTTAAAACAACCTTTACTTCGCCAGACTTTAGGGCTGGTGAGCCGATAA
- a CDS encoding YecA/YgfB family protein, which produces MSEIQLPNYPQASDLLKMASLAVTPAELHGLLCGMLSGGLPLNSLSWQPMLFDYTNDGMGWPSEALTLAENLFKATSAELTSSEIELNLLLPDESRDEALFALADGLSDWVNHFISGLGLAGAKVNQASTVAKEALSDMEEIARLGIDEEDDLVEQAELLEQVIEHVKACALIIHAEFGAKAEKQDNPTIH; this is translated from the coding sequence ATGAGTGAAATTCAATTGCCAAACTATCCACAAGCGTCTGATTTATTAAAAATGGCCAGTTTGGCCGTGACGCCTGCTGAGTTACACGGCTTGTTGTGTGGCATGTTGAGCGGTGGATTGCCACTTAACTCACTGAGTTGGCAGCCAATGCTGTTTGACTACACCAATGATGGTATGGGATGGCCAAGTGAAGCGTTAACGTTGGCCGAGAATCTCTTTAAAGCGACCAGTGCCGAACTGACCAGTAGTGAGATCGAGCTAAATCTACTCTTACCAGATGAATCAAGAGACGAGGCACTGTTTGCTTTGGCTGATGGCTTGTCTGATTGGGTGAACCACTTTATTTCAGGCCTTGGTCTTGCTGGGGCAAAAGTGAACCAAGCGTCGACAGTGGCGAAAGAAGCGCTGTCAGACATGGAAGAAATTGCCCGCCTCGGTATCGACGAAGAAGACGATTTAGTGGAACAAGCTGAACTGCTCGAACAGGTGATTGAGCACGTTAAAGCGTGCGCTTTGATCATCCATGCAGAATTCGGCGCGAAAGCTGAGAAGCAAGATAACCCAACGATTCACTGA
- a CDS encoding cell division protein ZapA: MSNQAVDVEILGKMTRVSCPAGQEQALVAAAQDLDRRLKEMSERTKVTNETQLLTFAALNICYELNSKFSEENQQQRLLTERMEKLTASIDEALSNVKQGLHR, translated from the coding sequence ATGAGCAACCAAGCGGTAGACGTTGAAATTCTTGGCAAAATGACCCGTGTCAGCTGTCCGGCAGGGCAAGAACAGGCATTGGTTGCCGCCGCTCAAGATCTCGATCGCCGATTGAAAGAGATGAGTGAACGTACTAAGGTAACTAATGAGACCCAATTGTTGACCTTCGCAGCACTCAACATCTGCTATGAACTCAACAGTAAGTTCAGTGAAGAGAATCAACAACAGCGACTCCTTACTGAACGGATGGAAAAATTGACCGCTTCTATTGATGAAGCCTTAAGTAACGTCAAGCAAGGATTGCATCGCTAA
- a CDS encoding 5-formyltetrahydrofolate cyclo-ligase, with the protein MQTLSRQDFRRLIRTKRNALCSDTQYQAALDLIHQFSQLSELPQAQHIALYLSSDGELDTSPLIHWLWQQDKNVYLPVIHPFSQGQLLFLHYTPQTALVYNRYGILEPKLDLRLIQPLAKLDLICTPLVGFDRHGHRLGMGGGYYDRTLSGWFTTGVGAKPIGIAHDCQYVEALPVEAWDIPLPKIVTPSQIWQWEIER; encoded by the coding sequence ATGCAGACATTGTCTCGTCAAGATTTTCGCCGCTTAATCCGCACTAAACGCAACGCCCTGTGCAGCGATACTCAATATCAAGCCGCTCTCGATCTTATCCACCAATTTTCTCAGTTAAGCGAGTTGCCGCAAGCGCAGCACATCGCACTCTATCTCTCTTCAGATGGAGAGTTGGATACCTCGCCGCTGATCCACTGGCTGTGGCAACAAGATAAAAACGTCTATCTGCCGGTCATTCATCCTTTCTCTCAAGGACAATTGCTGTTTTTGCATTACACCCCGCAAACTGCTTTAGTCTACAACCGCTATGGCATTCTTGAGCCCAAACTCGACCTAAGGCTGATTCAACCACTGGCAAAATTGGATTTGATTTGCACCCCATTAGTTGGCTTTGATCGCCACGGACATCGTCTCGGCATGGGGGGCGGTTATTATGATCGCACGCTCTCGGGCTGGTTTACTACCGGAGTGGGCGCCAAGCCGATCGGCATTGCTCACGATTGCCAATACGTCGAAGCGTTGCCCGTCGAAGCATGGGATATTCCTTTGCCCAAGATCGTGACTCCAAGCCAGATCTGGCAATGGGAAATCGAGCGCTAA
- the rpiA gene encoding ribose-5-phosphate isomerase RpiA, with translation MTQDEMKKAAGWAALKYVEKGSIVGVGTGSTVNHFIDALGTMSEEIKGAVSSSVASTEKLEALGIKVFDCNEVASLDIYVDGADEINADREMIKGGGAALTREKIVAAIADKFICIVDGTKAVDVLGTFPLPVEVIPMARSYVARQLVKLGGDPCYREGVITDNGNVILDVYGMKITNPKELESQINGIAGVVTVGLFAHRGADVVITGTPQGAKIEE, from the coding sequence ATGACTCAAGATGAAATGAAAAAAGCCGCTGGTTGGGCAGCACTGAAATATGTAGAGAAAGGCAGTATTGTTGGCGTTGGTACTGGCTCAACCGTTAATCACTTCATCGATGCTCTGGGCACCATGAGCGAAGAGATCAAAGGGGCGGTTTCTAGCTCGGTCGCATCTACCGAGAAACTCGAAGCACTGGGTATTAAAGTGTTTGATTGCAACGAAGTAGCCTCTCTGGATATCTATGTCGACGGCGCTGACGAAATCAACGCTGATCGTGAAATGATCAAAGGCGGCGGCGCCGCGCTCACTCGCGAGAAGATTGTTGCAGCGATTGCCGATAAGTTCATCTGTATCGTTGATGGCACAAAAGCCGTTGATGTACTGGGCACCTTCCCTCTGCCTGTTGAAGTGATCCCAATGGCTCGCTCTTATGTCGCTCGTCAGCTCGTTAAGCTTGGTGGTGACCCTTGCTACCGCGAAGGTGTTATCACCGACAACGGTAACGTGATCCTCGATGTCTACGGAATGAAGATCACCAACCCTAAAGAGCTAGAGAGCCAAATCAATGGTATCGCTGGCGTGGTCACTGTTGGTTTGTTTGCTCATCGCGGTGCCGATGTGGTGATCACGGGTACACCACAAGGGGCAAAAATCGAGGAATAA
- the serA gene encoding phosphoglycerate dehydrogenase — protein sequence MAKVSLEKDKIKILLLEGLHPSSVEVLQSAGYTNIEYHKGSLSEEKLIEAVKDAHFIGIRSRTNLTAEVINAAQKLVAIGCFCIGTNQVDLNAAAKRGIPVFNAPFSNTRSVAELVLGQILLLLRGIPEKNALAHRGIWKKSADNSYEARGKRLGIIGYGHIGTQLGIIAENLGMRVYFYDIENKLSLGNATQVHTMSELLNKCDVISLHVPETPDTKDMMGAEEFARMKPGSIFINAARGTVVDIEALCHALESGHLAGAAIDVFPVEPATNAEPFESPLQKFDNVILTPHVGGSTQEAQENIGVEVAGKLAKYSDNGSTLSSVNFPEVSLPEHRSCSRLLHIHQNRPGILTQINTIFAKEGINIAGQYLQTSADIGYVVIDVETERSEEALVKLKEIEGTIRARILH from the coding sequence ATGGCCAAAGTTTCACTGGAAAAAGACAAAATTAAGATCTTACTTCTTGAAGGCCTTCACCCATCTTCGGTAGAAGTACTCCAATCCGCTGGTTATACCAATATCGAGTACCACAAAGGTTCTCTTTCAGAAGAAAAACTTATCGAAGCGGTTAAAGATGCGCACTTCATCGGCATTCGCTCCCGTACCAACCTAACCGCAGAAGTGATCAATGCAGCACAAAAGCTGGTTGCGATTGGTTGTTTCTGTATCGGTACCAACCAAGTAGACCTTAATGCAGCGGCCAAACGTGGTATTCCAGTGTTCAACGCGCCGTTTTCCAATACCCGCAGCGTAGCGGAACTTGTCCTTGGGCAAATTCTCCTGTTACTACGTGGCATTCCTGAGAAAAATGCGCTGGCACATCGTGGTATTTGGAAAAAAAGTGCGGACAATTCCTATGAAGCGCGTGGTAAACGCCTAGGTATTATCGGCTACGGCCACATTGGCACTCAGCTGGGCATTATTGCTGAAAACCTAGGGATGCGCGTTTACTTCTACGATATTGAAAACAAGCTTTCGCTAGGTAACGCGACGCAAGTGCACACTATGAGCGAGCTGCTTAACAAGTGTGATGTAATTTCGCTGCACGTACCCGAAACCCCAGATACCAAAGATATGATGGGAGCGGAAGAGTTCGCGCGCATGAAGCCAGGCTCTATATTCATCAACGCCGCACGCGGTACTGTGGTGGACATTGAAGCACTCTGTCACGCCTTGGAATCGGGCCATTTGGCTGGTGCGGCTATCGATGTATTCCCAGTGGAGCCGGCAACCAACGCCGAGCCTTTTGAATCACCACTGCAAAAATTCGACAACGTCATCCTCACCCCGCACGTCGGCGGTTCGACGCAGGAAGCGCAGGAAAACATCGGCGTTGAAGTGGCAGGCAAACTGGCTAAGTACTCTGACAACGGCTCAACACTGTCTAGTGTGAACTTCCCTGAGGTTTCTCTGCCAGAACATCGCAGTTGTTCACGTCTGCTGCACATCCACCAAAACCGTCCGGGTATTCTGACGCAAATCAACACCATTTTTGCCAAAGAAGGGATCAACATCGCGGGTCAGTATCTACAGACCTCGGCTGATATCGGTTATGTGGTGATTGACGTTGAAACAGAACGCTCTGAAGAAGCGCTGGTGAAACTAAAAGAGATTGAAGGCACGATCCGCGCGCGCATTCTGCACTAA
- a CDS encoding oxidative stress defense protein has protein sequence MKRFSPYLLVSALISSAPALANTLNFAHLSTTGYGEVVAIPDSAVFSVKVVESSMTAESAKQSVDSTVDAFLTSLNKAGIGKESIRSSNLYLAPQYHYPNNAKPELIGYRASRSVTVQVDDLSALNNYLDLALNAGINQIDSVELKVSNEAEYQQQARLEAINDARQKASSLAKGFGKNLGEIWQINYNQPNMQPVLMRSMAMDAKAESNSYQDSSLIIRDQVDVIYQLAE, from the coding sequence ATGAAACGGTTCTCTCCCTACCTGCTTGTGAGTGCGCTAATCTCCAGCGCGCCAGCTTTGGCCAATACGCTGAATTTTGCCCACCTCTCGACGACGGGCTATGGTGAAGTGGTTGCGATTCCCGACAGTGCGGTCTTTTCTGTAAAAGTGGTGGAATCTAGCATGACCGCGGAGTCGGCTAAGCAGTCGGTTGATAGTACGGTTGATGCTTTCCTCACTAGCCTCAATAAAGCTGGCATCGGTAAAGAGAGCATTCGCAGTTCCAATCTCTATCTTGCTCCGCAGTATCACTATCCAAACAATGCCAAGCCGGAACTTATTGGCTATCGCGCTTCACGCAGCGTCACGGTGCAAGTCGACGACCTCTCGGCGCTCAATAACTATTTAGATCTGGCGCTCAATGCAGGGATCAATCAGATCGACAGTGTCGAGCTTAAAGTCAGCAATGAAGCAGAATATCAGCAACAAGCGCGCTTAGAAGCGATTAATGATGCGCGGCAAAAAGCCAGTTCACTGGCGAAAGGTTTCGGTAAAAACTTGGGCGAAATCTGGCAGATTAACTACAATCAGCCCAATATGCAGCCAGTGTTGATGCGTTCTATGGCGATGGATGCAAAAGCGGAGTCAAACAGTTATCAAGACTCCAGTTTGATCATTCGTGATCAGGTGGATGTGATCTATCAGCTCGCGGAATAA
- a CDS encoding LysR family transcriptional regulator ArgP gives MRGLDYKWIEALNAVVTQGGFERAAEELFISQSAISQRVKQLEKFLAQPVLIREQPPKPTPVGKKLIGLYQRIRLLEHELIPELMNDDVSRPVQLALATNADSLATWLLPALKEVMTQRQVELNLAIYGESRSIEKLKSGEVAGAISLESQPITGCRADYLGRMDYVCVASPDFVQRYFQQGVNYQTLSKAPAVSYDQYDDLHRKFLADHFNIARDSVINHNVGSSEAFVRLAVSGIAYCLIPKLQIERELTSGELVDITPGFLLSNRIYWHHWQLETGILQEISQAIVSYAQAHLPQ, from the coding sequence ATGCGCGGATTGGATTACAAATGGATAGAGGCGCTTAATGCCGTGGTAACACAAGGCGGTTTTGAGCGGGCAGCAGAGGAGCTATTTATCTCCCAATCGGCCATCTCCCAGCGAGTGAAACAGTTGGAGAAGTTCCTTGCCCAGCCAGTATTGATTCGCGAGCAGCCACCTAAACCGACCCCCGTTGGCAAGAAACTGATTGGCTTGTATCAACGCATTCGCCTGCTTGAGCATGAGTTGATCCCCGAGCTGATGAACGACGACGTATCAAGACCGGTGCAGCTGGCTCTGGCCACCAACGCTGACAGCCTCGCAACATGGCTGTTGCCCGCGCTGAAAGAGGTGATGACACAGCGACAAGTGGAACTCAATCTGGCCATTTATGGTGAGTCACGCTCGATTGAAAAGCTGAAAAGTGGCGAAGTAGCTGGGGCGATCAGCTTGGAATCTCAGCCAATTACCGGGTGTCGAGCCGATTATTTAGGCCGAATGGACTATGTGTGTGTCGCCAGTCCGGACTTTGTTCAGCGCTATTTCCAGCAGGGCGTGAATTACCAGACGCTCAGCAAAGCGCCTGCGGTTTCCTACGATCAGTATGATGATTTACATCGTAAGTTTCTTGCGGATCATTTCAATATTGCCAGAGACAGCGTGATCAATCATAACGTCGGCAGTTCTGAGGCGTTTGTACGCTTAGCGGTATCGGGCATCGCTTACTGTTTGATCCCCAAATTACAAATTGAAAGAGAGTTGACCTCGGGCGAACTGGTGGATATTACTCCGGGTTTTCTGCTCTCCAACCGTATTTACTGGCATCACTGGCAATTGGAGACGGGAATTTTGCAAGAAATTTCCCAAGCGATTGTCAGCTATGCACAGGCTCATCTCCCGCAGTAG
- a CDS encoding LysE/ArgO family amino acid transporter — protein sequence MNFWLLLQGFGLGATMIIPIGAQNAFVLNQGIKRQHHLTTAAICSVLDMIFISLGIFGGGAILSQNEMLLTSVTLGGIAFLAVYGFMSLRSALKPGNATENKQEITARGRRTVILGALAVTVLNPHLYLDTVVILGSIGGQFEGHDRIAFALGTILASFVWFYTLSIGAAKLGPTLSKPKVKCGIDMLVAAMMFTIAFVLTKGLYLQYS from the coding sequence GTGAATTTCTGGCTGTTATTACAGGGATTTGGCTTAGGCGCGACCATGATTATTCCCATTGGCGCACAAAATGCGTTTGTGCTGAATCAAGGCATTAAAAGACAACATCATTTGACCACAGCGGCTATTTGCAGCGTGCTGGATATGATTTTTATCTCTCTGGGCATTTTTGGTGGCGGCGCGATTTTATCGCAAAATGAGATGCTACTGACTTCCGTCACCTTAGGGGGCATTGCTTTTCTTGCCGTGTACGGTTTCATGTCGCTGCGCAGCGCGCTAAAACCGGGTAACGCTACTGAAAATAAACAGGAGATCACGGCACGCGGGCGTCGTACCGTTATTCTTGGCGCTTTAGCGGTCACAGTACTTAATCCGCACCTCTATTTAGATACCGTAGTGATTCTTGGCTCAATTGGTGGTCAGTTTGAGGGGCACGATCGGATTGCTTTTGCTCTCGGCACCATTTTGGCTTCTTTTGTCTGGTTTTATACCTTATCGATTGGCGCCGCCAAACTCGGCCCAACGTTGTCAAAACCAAAGGTGAAATGCGGGATTGATATGCTGGTGGCCGCCATGATGTTTACTATCGCCTTTGTGCTAACCAAAGGGCTATATCTGCAGTACAGCTAA